From Mustelus asterias chromosome 19, sMusAst1.hap1.1, whole genome shotgun sequence, one genomic window encodes:
- the LOC144507502 gene encoding protein tyrosine phosphatase domain-containing protein 1: protein MTLQIPTPRPSYSQTRENLIKAVPPHLICSLMCGGKECRYEGPDDWTLQQQAIRGVFSAWVTDDILAMARPSTQLIKKFNIIKQFKGLNIKSVINLQVPGEHNHCGDPLELKSGFSYLPEIFMENDIYFFNFGMVDFGVSSLVRVLDAVKVTSFALQEGKVAVHCHAGLGRTGVLIACYLVYATRVSPSEAVHFVRIKRPCSIQTRTQINLVFDFAQFVDSHRTIFTDVSSHAHPVTLQQHLHRQRHLLHGYEARNLKHVPKIVDFVCKKLLQAAFDKEDSITVQVEMQREVSDRMMTLHIRETIASFVTLPEFILANPEPDDPDNALRPSAYTAGSFEPTALSTGGTKIQLFKMPRLLRTLSDSVLSGITHRRQTQGASGQRPLSVGQHRAAVSKLGLIGPNNPMQRSISCEEMENFTGGRGLTQTDQEARLKLARPGNSLLTNTSFVPAAERKAKVHWSHSVKESGRKTDKHGPLLEMVAKAMSEGPSMESNLLVKVNLWKVELNENEGAWGRLAAEEDPRILSTLMWSWLEHLKEPVLGSEDVATLLSQPTLKGTPWNLVKI, encoded by the exons ATGACCCTGCAAATCCCAACCCCTCGTCCCTCCTATTCCCAGACTCGAGAGAATCTCATCAAGGCTGTGCCCCCCCATCTCATCTGTTCGTTGATGTGCGGAGGGAAAGAATGTCGCTATGAGGGACCCGATGACTGGACCCTGCAGCAGCAAGCAATCCGGGGCGTGTTCTCAGCATG ggTCACTGATGATATTTTGGCCATGGCAAGACCATCTACACAGCTCATTAAGAAGTTCAACATCATCAAGCAGTTCAAAGG gttaAACATTAAGTCAGTGATAAATCTGCAAGTGCCTGGTGAGCATAATCATTGTGGCGACCCCCTGGAATTAAAGAGTGGATTTTCATATTTACCAGAGATCTTCATGGAGAATGATA TTTACTTCTTTAACTTCGGAATGGTGGATTTTGGGGTGTCCTCGCTGGTTCGGGTGCTGGATGCAGTGAAGGTGACATCATTCGCTCTGCAGGAGGGCAAGGTGGCTGTACACTGCCATGCAGGGCTCGGGAGAACAG GAGTCCTGATCGCCTGTTACCTAGTTTACGCCACGCGGGTCAGCCCCAGTGAAGCTGTACATTTTGTCCGCATCAAACGCCCCTGCTCCatccagacacgcacacagattaACTTGGTCTTTGACTTTGCCCAGTTTGTGGACTCTCACAGGACAATTTTCACGGATGTGAGCTCGCATGCCCACCCCGTCACCTTGCAGCAACACCTCCACCGGCAGCGGCACCTCCTGCACGGGTATGAAGCACGGAACCTCAAGCATGTGCCCAAAATTGTGGACTTTGTCTGCAAGAAGCTTCTGCAGGCAGCGTTCGACAAGGAGGACTCCATCACAGTGCAGGTGGAGATGCAAAGGGAGGTGAGTGACCGCATGATGACCCTACACATCAGAGAGACCATTGCTTCCTTCGTTACCTTGCCTGAATTTATCCTGGCAAACCCGGAGCCAGATGACCCCGATAATGCACTGAGGCCTTCCGCCTACACGGCTGGCTCATTTGAACCGACTGCTTTATCAACTGGGGGCACAAAGATTCAACTCTTCAAAATGCCACGATTACTACGGACCCTCAGCGACTCTGTCCTCTCTGGAATCACTCACAGACGTCAAACACAG GGCGCCAGTGGGCAGCGACCTTTGTCAGTGGGTCAGCATCGAGCTGCAGTTTCAAAGCTTGGACTCATTGGCCCAAACAATCCAATGCAACGTTCCATCAGCTGCGAAGAGATGGAGAACTTTACGGGAGGCAGGGGTCTGACGCAGACTGACCAGGAAGCAAGACTCAAGCTCGCAAGACCAGGAAACTCCCTATTGACAAATACCAGCTTTGTGCCTGCAGCTGAGAGGAAG GCCAAAGTCCATTGGAGCCACTCAGTAAAAGAATCAGGCAGAAAAACAGATAAGCATGGGCCTCTCCTGGAAATGGTTGCCaaggcaatgtcagagggtccatCAATGGAGAGCAACTTGTTGGTGAAAGTCAATCTTTGGAAG GTGGAGCTAAACGAGAACGAGGGGGCCTGGGGCCGCCTGGCTGCAGAGGAAGATCCCAGGATTCTCAGCACGCTGATGTGGAGCTGGCTGGAGCACCTCAAG GAGCCAGTCCTCGGATCAGAAGATGTAGCAACTCTGCTGTCTCAGCCCACACTTAAAGGGACCCCTTGGAATCTTGTAAAA ATCTAG